The Candidatus Methylarchaceae archaeon HK02M2 nucleotide sequence GCTAGAGATTACGTTACCCAAGAATTCAAATGTGGATCCAGAAGAGATCATAAGGAAAAAAAGACCGTGGATAAAGAGAAAGTATCAAGAGTTATCGGAAAGAAAGCAGGTGTTCGATGTTGATGGTAGAAAAATCCTTTACAAAGGGAAATATCATGATTTAGAAGAATTACATTCAGATAAGGCGACCGTAAAGATAGACAAATATAGGATTATTCTTTTTAC carries:
- a CDS encoding DUF45 domain-containing protein, whose amino-acid sequence is MPKLTIGDKEIDYRVKRGKGRKYVYLKFTRNFELEITLPKNSNVDPEEIIRKKRPWIKRKYQELSERKQVFDVDGRKILYKGKYHDLEELHSDKATVKIDKYRIILFT